In Streptomyces sannanensis, a genomic segment contains:
- a CDS encoding IS110 family transposase, with protein MDVFCGIDWAEGHHDVALVDDTGKLLAKCRINDDLDGYRLLLDLLAEHGDTAETPIPVAIETSRGLLVATLRQGPRKIYAVNPMAASRYRDRHGVSRKKSDPGDALVLANIIRTDAPVHRPMPADTDLAQAVAVLARAQQNAVWNRQQVANQLRSLLREYFPAMIEAFKDKPGTLTRPDARRILAVAPTPALAAKLQMWKLTAMLKRAGRRRGIETDAERIQQLFRQEAPRQLLLVEDAMGKQAQALLQLDAACQAVDDLARATEEAFRSHPDAAIMLSFPGIGPQVGARILGEIGDDRSRFATAGGLKAYAGSAPVTRASGKRRYVGRRFVKNNRLNHVGHLWAFASISGSSGADAHYRRRRAGGDWHMQALRHLFNRMLGQLHHCLLARVPFDEAIAFPPGAAMLQPASS; from the coding sequence ATGGACGTGTTCTGCGGGATCGACTGGGCGGAGGGACACCACGACGTCGCGCTCGTCGACGACACCGGCAAGCTGCTGGCCAAGTGCCGGATCAACGACGACCTGGACGGCTACCGGCTGCTGCTGGACCTCCTGGCCGAGCACGGCGACACCGCCGAGACGCCGATCCCGGTGGCCATCGAGACCAGCCGCGGCCTACTGGTCGCCACGCTGAGGCAGGGCCCCCGGAAGATCTACGCGGTCAACCCGATGGCGGCCTCCCGCTACCGCGACCGGCACGGAGTCAGCCGCAAGAAGTCGGACCCGGGCGACGCCCTGGTGCTGGCGAACATCATCCGCACCGACGCGCCGGTGCACCGCCCAATGCCCGCCGACACTGACCTGGCCCAGGCCGTCGCGGTCCTGGCCCGCGCACAGCAAAACGCGGTCTGGAACCGCCAGCAGGTCGCCAACCAGCTGCGGTCCCTGCTGCGGGAGTACTTCCCGGCGATGATCGAGGCGTTCAAGGACAAGCCGGGAACCCTGACCCGCCCCGATGCCCGCCGCATCCTCGCCGTCGCGCCCACACCTGCCCTGGCCGCCAAGCTGCAGATGTGGAAGCTGACCGCCATGCTCAAGCGAGCCGGCCGCCGCCGCGGCATCGAAACCGACGCCGAACGAATCCAGCAGCTCTTCCGCCAGGAAGCTCCACGACAGCTGCTCCTCGTCGAAGACGCCATGGGCAAGCAGGCACAGGCCCTGCTGCAGCTGGACGCGGCCTGCCAGGCGGTCGATGACCTGGCGCGGGCCACCGAGGAAGCCTTTCGGTCACACCCGGACGCGGCGATCATGCTGAGCTTCCCCGGGATCGGTCCCCAGGTCGGCGCCCGCATCCTGGGCGAGATCGGTGACGACAGGAGCCGGTTCGCCACGGCTGGAGGACTGAAGGCATACGCTGGCTCCGCCCCGGTCACGCGGGCTTCCGGCAAGCGCCGTTATGTCGGTCGCCGGTTCGTGAAGAACAACCGGCTCAACCACGTCGGCCACCTGTGGGCCTTCGCCTCCATCAGCGGTTCATCCGGCGCGGACGCCCACTACCGGCGCCGCCGGGCCGGAGGGGACTGGCACATGCAGGCTCTGCGGCACCTGTTCAACCGCATGCTGGGGCAGCTGCATCACTGCCTCCTCGCCCGCGTTCCTTTCGACGAAGCCATCGCTTTCCCTCCAGGGGCTGCGATGCTCCAGCCGGCCAGTTCATAG
- a CDS encoding DUF402 domain-containing protein, producing the protein MSTPTPNLSALCPEATRTHCRSGAFRGSGQAQGDPGQAAPDGGFPDGDGRQLRNRYVNFEHPTRRTEAGFDTFDLTVDLVVTPDLTRWEWKDEDEYAHVRRLGIVSGTEHRAVDDARAEVLAMLAERSRLFAHAERWAAWRWEPVWPTPRLPRSRAAANRVASEGG; encoded by the coding sequence ATCTCAACGCCCACCCCCAATCTCAGCGCACTCTGCCCGGAGGCTACCCGGACGCACTGCCGCAGCGGGGCGTTCCGGGGGAGTGGGCAAGCCCAAGGGGACCCTGGGCAAGCCGCCCCGGACGGCGGCTTCCCCGACGGCGACGGGCGCCAGCTGCGGAACCGGTACGTCAACTTCGAGCACCCCACCCGCCGCACCGAGGCTGGGTTCGACACCTTCGACCTCACCGTGGACCTGGTCGTCACGCCCGACCTCACCCGCTGGGAGTGGAAAGACGAAGACGAGTACGCCCACGTGCGCCGTCTCGGCATCGTCTCCGGCACCGAGCACCGGGCCGTCGACGACGCCCGCGCCGAGGTGCTGGCGATGCTCGCCGAACGCTCCCGGCTGTTCGCGCATGCGGAGCGGTGGGCGGCCTGGCGGTGGGAGCCGGTCTGGCCCACGCCGCGCCTGCCCCGGTCCCGGGCGGCCGCGAACAGGGTTGCATCGGAGGGAGGCTGA
- a CDS encoding replication-relaxation family protein, which produces MASHGGPGPRAHPRAGRPTADPARRPGETEDTVPADHTPHPAQVPHTVSGPAPADDVDQVPQAPSTGPSIAPSIAPSTAASPANTVRAGQPRKSRSRDAFDNPPSQAPKVWKPTGVRRKEVLRALGIFQRATADQLWRMLRPADRHDRITRDTLNALKDSGLTRVETRLESGHQLWVLTEKGHKEAKLLLPRNVRISALRKLEYDDDGQPVEADGYDEHAAAVTSTAAVLTGAGYGTPLSWQTEIGHKLPYGYTQYADLTMRAPDAGVPAMLLEVDRVTEPVDDLVAKLRRYHEWFELLAPKADAAKEKAARGTAVHDFRLWPSLYPPTGREGYVPVAFVFTGKTAAQRESRMRRLEQAARTYFAGASYPGRGAGITAVDYHQAVPVVVTELERITADPAGAAGAVWRRLGRDEWQILPEALDNPDGDRLYAAQWKEARDRRAEYEAAEREAKWPVCTRCGAKFTDERWQQVRQFSWPGKWDDLCEPCAKESVARAEAERVAQRQAEDVAAGAAAEAETSKAWGLFRRRG; this is translated from the coding sequence GTGGCTTCGCACGGTGGCCCCGGCCCGCGCGCACATCCGCGTGCGGGCCGGCCGACTGCCGACCCGGCCCGCAGGCCGGGGGAAACCGAGGACACCGTGCCCGCCGACCACACACCTCACCCCGCCCAAGTCCCTCACACCGTGTCCGGCCCGGCGCCCGCCGACGACGTGGACCAGGTCCCGCAGGCCCCCTCCACGGGCCCCTCCATCGCCCCCTCCATCGCCCCCTCCACGGCCGCTTCCCCCGCCAACACGGTTCGCGCAGGTCAGCCCCGGAAGTCAAGGTCCCGCGACGCGTTCGACAACCCTCCTAGCCAGGCACCCAAGGTCTGGAAGCCGACCGGAGTGCGAAGGAAGGAAGTGTTGAGGGCTCTGGGGATCTTTCAGAGGGCTACCGCTGATCAGCTGTGGCGGATGCTGCGCCCCGCCGACCGGCACGACCGGATCACCAGGGACACCCTGAACGCGTTGAAGGACTCGGGCCTGACCCGGGTGGAGACCCGACTGGAGTCGGGACACCAGCTATGGGTGCTCACCGAGAAAGGACACAAGGAAGCCAAGCTGCTGCTGCCGAGGAACGTACGGATCTCCGCGCTGCGCAAGCTCGAGTACGACGACGATGGCCAGCCGGTGGAAGCCGACGGGTATGACGAACACGCCGCCGCCGTCACCTCGACCGCCGCCGTGCTCACCGGGGCCGGGTACGGCACCCCGCTCTCCTGGCAGACCGAGATCGGACACAAGCTCCCCTACGGCTACACCCAGTACGCCGACCTGACGATGCGCGCCCCGGACGCTGGAGTGCCCGCGATGCTCCTGGAGGTCGACCGCGTCACCGAACCCGTCGACGACCTGGTGGCCAAGCTGCGCCGCTACCACGAATGGTTCGAGCTCCTGGCACCGAAGGCCGACGCGGCCAAGGAGAAGGCGGCCCGGGGAACGGCAGTGCACGACTTCCGGCTGTGGCCGAGCCTCTACCCGCCGACCGGTCGCGAGGGCTACGTGCCGGTGGCGTTCGTGTTCACGGGGAAGACGGCCGCGCAGCGCGAGAGCAGGATGCGGCGGCTGGAGCAGGCCGCCCGCACGTACTTCGCCGGCGCTTCGTACCCGGGCCGCGGCGCGGGCATCACGGCCGTCGACTACCACCAGGCGGTGCCCGTGGTCGTCACCGAGCTGGAGCGGATCACCGCCGACCCGGCCGGGGCCGCAGGCGCGGTGTGGCGCAGGCTCGGGCGCGATGAGTGGCAGATCCTGCCCGAGGCCCTGGACAACCCCGACGGCGACCGCCTGTACGCCGCGCAGTGGAAGGAGGCCCGCGACCGGCGGGCGGAGTATGAGGCCGCGGAACGGGAGGCGAAGTGGCCGGTGTGCACACGTTGCGGGGCGAAGTTCACCGACGAACGGTGGCAGCAGGTGCGGCAGTTCTCGTGGCCCGGGAAGTGGGACGACCTGTGCGAGCCGTGCGCGAAGGAGTCCGTCGCTCGTGCGGAGGCTGAGCGGGTGGCGCAGCGCCAGGCGGAGGACGTTGCGGCCGGCGCGGCGGCCGAAGCGGAGACATCGAAGGCCTGGGGTCTGTTCAGGCGTCGCGGGTAG
- a CDS encoding DUF3223 domain-containing protein: protein MQAILGRYGLGQVVDQEDDDLLLRDLLDMHPDAAEKVGPGVDRFRVIATPRGHHKGPEAVLVDGSKVAFSYQKCLDAPTHRQRVLAAMRTEIQPQVNTYYESRKASHTLVSDESGQPLAPADVHVSYFRGPRFHDIAMEFVQAAGGFDAVDLTGETARGLALFTDRTLAERWHAHHQEHAVLGLLSAKENLRRPRV, encoded by the coding sequence GTGCAGGCGATCCTGGGCCGCTACGGCCTCGGGCAGGTCGTCGACCAGGAGGACGACGACCTGCTGCTGCGGGACCTGCTGGACATGCACCCCGACGCGGCGGAGAAGGTTGGCCCGGGGGTGGACCGTTTCCGGGTCATCGCCACCCCGCGCGGTCACCACAAGGGCCCGGAGGCGGTCCTGGTCGACGGCAGCAAGGTCGCCTTCTCGTACCAGAAGTGCCTGGACGCACCCACGCACCGGCAGCGCGTGCTGGCCGCGATGCGCACCGAGATCCAGCCGCAGGTCAACACCTACTACGAGTCCCGCAAGGCATCCCACACGCTCGTGTCCGACGAGAGCGGCCAGCCCCTGGCCCCCGCCGACGTACACGTCTCCTACTTCCGCGGCCCGCGCTTCCACGACATCGCGATGGAGTTCGTCCAGGCCGCCGGCGGCTTCGATGCCGTCGACCTGACCGGCGAGACGGCGCGGGGACTGGCCCTGTTCACCGACCGGACCCTGGCGGAGCGCTGGCACGCCCACCACCAGGAGCACGCCGTTCTCGGGCTGCTGTCGGCCAAGGAGAACCTGCGCCGCCCGCGCGTGTAG
- the mobF gene encoding MobF family relaxase, translating into MLSVAKVQRRNAWRYYVRGVAFGDGRRPVGQSLKDAQAKAGLPPGRWLGRGLDVLGLTEGAEVSERQMALMFGQGRHPDADRIEHGLLDDGADPATARLATVLGQPIEEIEARKQTPLLALDFTFRPQASLIVLWALGDAKTRRVIERAHERAITKALRWLEDEVAETRWSSGRGRAKTPALIVAAFRHFDNRDGFPLLHDHCLVLNRVQRLDDDGEPVWGALDTRRLYQHVVAAGTLYTLAMTTEACEELGLATVPREVTPGLRPVMEIAGVDSELIDWSSTRRQRIEDVLEGLTYKYAEKHGRLPGERARQGLAWWAAQDTRPEKKTPRPLKQLLAWWRASALLKFGKQMVDGLLQRCRTAGAAIWARVSTLVDTALAAVDVAAVVFTVRGTFARRHVLAEARRHLLETLRGQEFTRGLDDYIADAALARHSRQLTVPQPGRRTPGPDQLTYTADFTWPGRWWIAGADAKPPRAATRYERAKVASLAVQNAIRAARTAPAARNDAPAATASAAAHTDHHHSRTADAPHSVDHPGRDAALTPAQRAAAVHAHQQAAMPQEYLEGRTTDPATWMRTPANLERLAALTRAADARRRALADRPRPEQPADVVKPADQQQHHTNRPDQGRGPGRDR; encoded by the coding sequence ATGCTCAGTGTCGCGAAGGTTCAGAGGCGCAATGCGTGGCGGTACTACGTGCGCGGAGTCGCGTTCGGGGATGGCCGCCGCCCGGTCGGCCAGTCGTTGAAGGACGCCCAGGCGAAGGCCGGACTCCCGCCCGGGAGGTGGTTGGGGCGAGGCCTGGACGTGCTCGGGCTCACCGAGGGCGCGGAGGTGTCCGAGCGGCAGATGGCGTTGATGTTCGGGCAGGGCCGGCACCCGGACGCCGACCGCATCGAGCACGGCCTCCTGGACGACGGCGCCGACCCGGCCACGGCACGACTGGCCACCGTGCTCGGGCAGCCGATCGAGGAGATCGAGGCGCGCAAGCAGACTCCGCTGCTCGCGCTCGACTTCACCTTCCGGCCGCAGGCGTCCCTGATCGTGTTGTGGGCGCTGGGAGACGCCAAGACGCGCCGGGTCATCGAGCGGGCGCACGAGCGGGCCATCACCAAGGCGCTGCGCTGGCTGGAGGATGAGGTCGCGGAGACCCGGTGGTCCTCGGGCCGCGGGCGTGCGAAGACGCCGGCCTTGATCGTCGCGGCGTTCAGGCACTTCGACAACCGGGACGGATTCCCGCTCCTGCATGACCACTGCCTGGTCCTGAACCGCGTGCAGCGTCTGGACGACGACGGCGAGCCGGTGTGGGGTGCTCTGGACACCCGCCGCCTCTACCAGCACGTCGTGGCGGCCGGGACTCTCTACACCCTCGCGATGACGACCGAGGCGTGTGAGGAGCTGGGGTTGGCGACGGTGCCCCGGGAGGTGACGCCGGGCCTGCGCCCGGTGATGGAGATAGCCGGTGTCGACTCCGAGCTCATCGACTGGTCGTCGACCCGCCGTCAGCGGATCGAGGACGTCCTGGAGGGCCTCACCTACAAGTACGCGGAAAAGCACGGGCGGCTGCCCGGCGAGCGCGCCCGCCAGGGCCTGGCCTGGTGGGCTGCGCAGGACACCCGCCCCGAGAAGAAGACCCCGCGCCCTTTGAAGCAGCTGCTCGCATGGTGGCGGGCCTCCGCGCTCCTGAAGTTCGGCAAGCAGATGGTCGACGGGCTCCTTCAGCGCTGCCGCACAGCGGGTGCGGCGATCTGGGCCCGGGTGAGCACGCTGGTGGACACCGCGCTCGCCGCCGTCGACGTCGCCGCGGTCGTCTTCACCGTGCGCGGCACCTTCGCCCGCCGCCACGTCCTGGCCGAAGCCCGCCGGCACCTGCTGGAGACCCTGCGCGGCCAGGAGTTCACACGCGGCCTGGACGACTACATCGCCGACGCAGCCCTGGCCCGCCACTCCCGCCAGCTCACCGTTCCTCAACCCGGCCGCCGGACCCCGGGCCCTGACCAGCTCACCTACACCGCCGACTTCACCTGGCCCGGCCGCTGGTGGATCGCCGGCGCCGACGCCAAGCCACCGCGGGCCGCCACCCGCTACGAGCGGGCCAAGGTCGCCAGCCTCGCCGTGCAGAACGCGATCCGCGCCGCCCGAACCGCGCCCGCCGCCCGGAACGATGCTCCGGCCGCGACCGCGTCGGCCGCCGCACACACCGACCACCACCACAGCCGGACGGCCGACGCGCCGCACAGCGTCGACCACCCGGGGCGGGATGCTGCGCTCACCCCGGCGCAGCGGGCCGCCGCCGTCCACGCCCACCAGCAGGCCGCGATGCCGCAGGAGTACCTGGAGGGCCGTACGACCGACCCGGCGACGTGGATGCGCACGCCGGCCAACCTGGAGCGGCTCGCCGCCCTCACCCGCGCGGCCGACGCCCGCCGCCGCGCCCTCGCCGACCGGCCGAGGCCCGAGCAGCCGGCCGACGTGGTCAAGCCCGCCGACCAGCAGCAGCACCACACGAATCGGCCCGACCAGGGCAGGGGGCCGGGGCGTGACCGCTGA
- a CDS encoding RidA family protein: protein MARAITLIRSTALSDVAEYAYAATAPAESRLIFLAGACPLNDDGSTAAIGDYAGQAARAIENMQAALTASGASLQDVISTRVLVASARREDLVAAWQVVRDSFADHDVPSTLMGVTVLGYKDQLVEIEAVAAVLDS, encoded by the coding sequence GTGGCTCGTGCCATCACTTTGATTCGCTCCACCGCCCTGTCCGACGTCGCTGAGTACGCCTACGCGGCCACGGCGCCCGCCGAGTCACGCCTGATCTTCCTCGCAGGGGCGTGTCCGCTGAACGATGACGGCTCCACAGCAGCGATCGGGGACTACGCAGGCCAAGCAGCGAGAGCCATCGAGAACATGCAGGCCGCTCTTACTGCCTCAGGCGCGTCACTCCAGGACGTCATTAGCACACGGGTTCTCGTCGCATCGGCCCGGCGGGAGGACCTGGTGGCCGCCTGGCAAGTAGTCCGGGACTCGTTCGCTGACCATGACGTCCCCAGCACGTTGATGGGCGTCACCGTGCTCGGTTACAAGGACCAACTCGTCGAGATCGAGGCCGTCGCCGCCGTGCTCGATTCTTGA
- a CDS encoding kinase — MVGTEETRLVVLRGNSASGKSSVAAGLRERFGRGLALVGQDNLRRIVLRERDRPGAANIGLIDLTARYALDAGFHVVVEGILDETLARHATKPIADDVNETQLRDWYRPRDLLPEGLETVIGADSALQETVDRIMFETGLAHLPALDR; from the coding sequence ATGGTGGGCACCGAGGAAACCCGGCTGGTCGTGCTGCGCGGCAACAGCGCCTCGGGCAAGTCGTCCGTCGCGGCCGGCCTCCGCGAACGGTTCGGCCGCGGCCTGGCCCTGGTTGGCCAGGACAACCTGCGCCGCATCGTCCTGCGCGAGCGGGACCGGCCTGGCGCGGCCAACATCGGCTTGATCGACCTGACGGCCCGCTACGCCCTCGACGCGGGGTTCCACGTCGTGGTGGAGGGCATCCTCGACGAAACCCTCGCCCGGCACGCCACCAAGCCGATCGCCGATGACGTCAACGAGACGCAACTGCGCGACTGGTACCGGCCGCGCGACCTGCTGCCCGAAGGGCTCGAGACCGTCATCGGCGCCGACAGCGCCCTGCAGGAGACCGTCGACCGCATCATGTTCGAAACCGGCCTGGCCCACCTGCCCGCACTGGACCGCTGA
- a CDS encoding lamin tail domain-containing protein: MSVSVSASVRRLTAAAAVAAAMVGAAALPASAADHHFARSYRGQVVISDVQYDSPGRDDRSNRSLNQEWVEVTNTGRHSVNLDGWTLQDEDGHTYTFDSYRLAGRATVRIHTGVGRDRATDLYQDRRNYVWNNGADTATLRNDRGRFVDDYAWGRDRDRNGRDGSGHHRDGGHHKGGDRHGGGRD; encoded by the coding sequence GTGTCCGTTTCCGTTTCTGCTTCTGTCCGCCGTCTGACCGCTGCCGCTGCCGTGGCGGCGGCCATGGTGGGGGCGGCGGCGCTGCCGGCGTCGGCCGCCGACCACCACTTCGCGCGTTCGTACCGTGGCCAGGTCGTCATCAGTGACGTGCAGTACGACTCCCCGGGTCGGGACGACCGCTCCAACCGCTCCCTGAACCAGGAGTGGGTGGAAGTCACCAACACCGGACGCCACAGCGTGAACCTGGACGGCTGGACGCTCCAGGACGAGGACGGCCACACCTACACTTTCGACTCCTACCGCCTGGCCGGCCGGGCCACAGTCCGAATCCACACCGGCGTCGGCCGGGACAGGGCGACCGACCTGTACCAGGACCGGCGCAACTACGTGTGGAACAACGGCGCGGACACCGCGACCCTGCGCAACGACCGCGGCCGGTTCGTCGACGACTACGCGTGGGGCCGCGACCGTGACCGCAACGGCCGCGACGGCAGTGGCCACCACCGCGACGGCGGCCATCACAAAGGCGGTGACCGTCACGGCGGCGGCCGCGACTGA
- a CDS encoding transcriptional regulator, with amino-acid sequence MERRAVLTAALATGATITVGTQPATAAGPLPRDRDIAAARRAFTEGRYAQLHQALPRLLAAADHTTTQELAPAALARASQVLTLAAELATKLGHTRHAARYAARATEAARCSGHPLALALAVRAAATPLRRTGRTDLALHLLAEAHDHLTGHRGSASALDTAGMLALTTAYTAAQSGRARQALELAERAEETAARLNRLTGHQDRPGLTHAHCTLYRIGIHHHLGDPDTALAHARHLTDTALPSPERRARRATDTARALLAAGDPAGAFTQLLAAEAAAPQEVRRPSLRDLTAAVRAQRPGLGGLADFAERITPSRTPN; translated from the coding sequence ATGGAACGCAGAGCTGTACTCACTGCCGCACTGGCGACCGGCGCCACCATAACCGTAGGGACCCAGCCCGCCACGGCCGCCGGTCCATTGCCGCGCGACCGGGACATCGCCGCGGCCCGCCGGGCCTTCACCGAAGGCCGGTACGCCCAGCTCCACCAAGCCCTGCCACGCCTGCTGGCCGCCGCCGACCACACCACCACCCAGGAGCTGGCACCCGCCGCCCTGGCACGCGCCAGCCAGGTACTCACCCTCGCCGCCGAACTGGCCACCAAACTGGGCCACACCCGCCACGCCGCGCGCTACGCGGCCCGGGCCACCGAAGCCGCCCGCTGCTCAGGGCACCCGCTGGCCCTGGCCCTCGCGGTCCGCGCCGCGGCCACCCCGCTGCGCCGGACCGGCCGCACCGACCTCGCTCTGCACCTGCTCGCCGAGGCCCACGACCACCTCACCGGCCACCGCGGCTCCGCCTCCGCCCTGGACACCGCCGGCATGCTGGCCCTGACCACCGCCTACACCGCCGCCCAGAGCGGCCGCGCCCGGCAGGCCCTCGAGCTCGCCGAGCGCGCAGAGGAGACCGCCGCCCGCCTCAACCGCCTGACCGGACACCAGGACCGGCCCGGACTCACCCACGCCCACTGCACCCTCTACCGGATCGGCATCCACCACCACCTCGGCGACCCCGACACCGCGCTGGCACACGCCCGGCACCTGACAGACACCGCACTGCCCTCACCGGAACGCCGCGCCCGGCGCGCCACCGACACCGCCCGTGCCCTGCTGGCCGCAGGCGATCCAGCCGGCGCCTTCACCCAGCTGCTCGCAGCCGAGGCTGCAGCGCCGCAAGAAGTGCGCCGGCCGTCGCTTCGCGATCTGACCGCCGCCGTACGCGCTCAACGCCCCGGCCTGGGGGGCCTGGCCGACTTCGCCGAACGGATCACCCCCAGCCGCACGCCCAACTGA